The nucleotide window AAAGGTAATCATTCCGTAACCGCCTCAAGCGCATAAAAAACCGACCCGCAAGCTTCGGTTCTACTACTATCCGGGAAATGTCCAGCATCAAGTAACAGCGACCATCGCCTGATGATTCGACCAGATCATGTTTGACCCTATTCAGGATTTCATCCAGCGCACATTCATCGTCCACAAGAACCGGCCTCTCGGCTGAAACATGCAGAACACGACGTACCGGATCAAATTCGGATATTATTTGTATTCTTTTACCCACAATGAATACTTATCGGTCTGGTAAAGTATTACTTGAGTTAATTCCGGGAATTTCGGGCAACTTCAATTATATTTTGTCGTAAGTATTTTTTAAATAAAGGACTGATATATGTTGTTAAAAAAGCATTCCGAATTTTTCATGCCCCTGGGAATGGTTTCTCTTATTGTCGGGATCCTGTTGATGCGCTTCAGCCCCCAGACTTCCTGGTACGGTTTCGCAACTGGAGCTTTTCTGGGTTTTTCATTGGTGATGAACACCGCTACGATAATTACTCTGCGTTACAGGAAATCCTGTTCGTAGAGCAGACCATTTGTACGCCTTTATAAAACCGGGCGATTGGTCCGGCGTAGCCATACCCGTTTATTTTGCTTGCTTTTACCACCCTGAATTTCTTAAATTACGCGCCTATGAAAAACAGCAACAATGATATTATTCGAGTCGACGGCAGTTACGGTGAGGGTGGCGGTCAGATTTTGAGGACCAGCCTGATGTTGTCGACACATCTCGGCAAACCGCTGGAGATTATCAACATCCGCAAAAACAGGCGCACTCCGGGTTTGATGCCGCAACACCTGACCGCTGTGCGTGCCTGCCAGAAGATCTGCGGTGCCGAGGTAAAAGGGGATTCATATCGCTCGGAGAAACTGTATTTCCGTCCTGGCAAAGTCCGGCCCGGCAAATACTCCTTTGATATCGCGGCCGAAAAACGGTCAGCCGGCTCAGCCGCGCTGGTTCTGCAGACTATGGCGTTGCCGTTATTTCTGGTCAAGGGAGGTTCGACTATCAAGGTCAAGGGTGGAACTCATGTACCCTGGTCTCCCCCGGCGACATACCTCAAGCAGGTGTTTTTTCCAATGCTGGCCAGGCTGGGACTGTATTCGAACATCAAGATCCTGCGTTGGGGATTTTACCCTGAGGGGGGCGGTGAACTCCTGCTCCAGATCAAGCGTTCCTCACAGAAGATCAAGTGCCTGGATTTCTCGGAGCGGGGCAAACTCAAGCGAGTGACCGGGCTTTC belongs to Candidatus Zixiibacteriota bacterium and includes:
- the rtcA gene encoding RNA 3'-phosphate cyclase, which produces MKNSNNDIIRVDGSYGEGGGQILRTSLMLSTHLGKPLEIINIRKNRRTPGLMPQHLTAVRACQKICGAEVKGDSYRSEKLYFRPGKVRPGKYSFDIAAEKRSAGSAALVLQTMALPLFLVKGGSTIKVKGGTHVPWSPPATYLKQVFFPMLARLGLYSNIKILRWGFYPEGGGELLLQIKRSSQKIKCLDFSERGKLKRVTGLSAVANLPNSIAERQKKRALEMLREHGLRANIATKEARSRGKGTVLFLTAEYENVVAGFSRLGEKGKAAEIVAEEACQDMIDFNGKNVAIGHNLADQILPYLALTRNKFVLNVSNLTTHLLTNLWVISRFLDVQIDIKGPRDLPGIITVEPKS